A single window of Salvia splendens isolate huo1 chromosome 6, SspV2, whole genome shotgun sequence DNA harbors:
- the LOC121809710 gene encoding U-box domain-containing protein 9-like: MALSGVKEADAADLKLHDTIPGGVVVPEEFTCPISKKIMKDPVIVPSTGVTYDRDSIQKWIEDGNATCPQTGKRIQSLAMLIQDNVRKDMISSWFENPSLNNEFQQADFQATMEINLTAETLEGQRELFERLRRLTKENHAFRKHFVESAAVHVPTLFNGLCLAIAASRKGIFLDDLRESLIATLTNIAIRSDNIKRLVANKPHRIGIIAEAMDVRGDIRFRTVAASAIKTLSTLDLFKEKVLEAHMGLSGSLLGGVMVYLKGMLEVCDVLAVEEAVGAIIILCSVPGNMKHALNCGTIGVIMDNIKYKVFPGYMLQVLAMFSTDKIVIEEIVR; encoded by the exons ATGGCGTTGAGCGGCGTGAAGGAAGCCGATGCAGCGGATTTGAAGCTCCACGATACGATCCCCGGCGGCGTGGTGGTGCCGGAGGAGTTCACATGTCCTATTTCGAAGAAGATCATGAAAGATCCCGTCATTGTTCCATCAACCGGAGTG ACATATGACCGTGATTCCATTCAGAAGTGGATTGAGGATGGGAATGCTACATGTCCTCAAACTGGGAAGAGGATACAGTCGTTGGCTATGCTAATCCAAGACAATGTACGCAAAGATATGATATCTAGCTGGTTTGAAAATCCTTCACTCAACAATGAGTTCCAACAGGCTGATTTCCAGGCCACAATGGAAATAAACTTAACAGCCGAGACATTGGAAGGCCAGAGGGAACTTTTTGAGAGATTGCGTCGCTTAACAAAGGAGAATCATGCATTTCGGAAGCATTTTGTTGAATCAGCTGCTGTTCATGTCCCAACACTATTCAATGGCCTCTGCTTAGCTATTGCTGCCTCTAGAAAGGGCATCTTTCTGGATGATCTTCGAGAGTCCCTTATTGCCACTCTTACAAACATAGCTATCCGCAGTGACAATATCAAGAGGCTGGTGGCAAACAAGCCTCATCGTATTGGAATTATTGCTGAAGCAATGGATGTTAGGGGTGATATAAGGTTTAGGACAGTAGCTGCTAGTGCCATTAAGACGCTGTCCACTCTCGACTTATTCAAGGAAAAGGTTCTTGAAGCACATATGGGTCTTTCTGGGTCCCTACTAGGAGGTGTAATGGTGTACCTCAAGGGCATGTTGGAGGTATGTGATGTTTTGGCAGTGGAAGAGGCGGTCGGCGCTATAATTATTCTGTGTTCCGTCCCAGGTAACATGAAGCATGCTCTTAATTGTGGTACGATTGGCGTGATCATGGATAATATTAAGTACAAGGTGTTTCCGGGTTATATGTTGCAAGTTCTTGCAATGTTTTCGACTGACAAGATTGTGATTGAGGAGATAGTTAGGTGA
- the LOC121809706 gene encoding F-box protein At5g65850-like, with translation MKPYLPLEIITNILLRLSTQSIATCKCVCKPWLNLIESDAFVKSHLSKSAPALAVSITKWDSNWFSVFKLEDELEPFSNWFDIYAKHGPITKFDFRLESTIQCSANGLLLLKNACMDDHLYVCNPITREFVELRGLVTRKGDRFGFGVSKISGQHKVVCHSHESGIHVYTLKARSMWRVVEAAPPFSDYCDSSICGAFFSGNLHWLVKSKTGDIHICCFDLETERFNTFLAPPTNVTFTRGKLYGLGDCLCIHNDTLGNNLIWLLNEYEQLENFWTTIQLIGEEHCNHYDYRKCSQPIKIYRNGGILMLHDRCFFYYSKEKRNVIGIDLIGEIDGDCLYFSSILFTPSFLSPKRNLGMENAKSLSKKKLGIRM, from the coding sequence ATGAAGCCATACCTACCTTTAGAAATCATCACAAATATCCTCTTGAGACTCTCTACTCAAAGCATTGCAACTTGCAAATGCGTTTGCAAACCATGGCTTAATCTCATTGAGAGTGATGCTTTTGTCAAGTCCCATCTTTCTAAATCGGCCCCTGCCCTAGCTGTTTCCATTACCAAGTGGGATTCAAATTGGTTTAGTGTTTTCAAATTGGAAGACGAGCTTGAGCCGTTCTCAAATTGGTTCGATATTTATGCCAAGCATGGTCCAATCACCAAGTTTGATTTTCGTCTAGAATCAACAATACAATGTTCTGCCAATGGtctgcttcttttaaaaaatgCTTGCATGGATGATCATCTCTATGTATGTAATCCCATCACCCGTGAATTTGTTGAGCTTCGTGGGCTTGTTACTCGGAAGGGAGATCGTTTTGGATTTGGTGTGAGCAAAATCAGTGGACAACATAAAGTTGTCTGTCATAGCCATGAATCTGGAATTCATGTGTACACTCTTAAAGCGAGATCTATGTGGAGAGTCGTCGAAGCCGCCCCCCCTTTTTCTGATTACTGCGACTCCTCCATTTGTGGTGCATTTTTTAGTGGCAATCTCCATTGGTTAGTTAAAAGTAAGACGGGGGATATTCATATTTGTTGTTTTGATCTTGAAACTGAACGTTTTAACACCTTTCTTGCGCCTCCTACTAATGTCACATTTACAAGGGGGAAGTTGTATGGTTTGGGGGATTGCCtatgtattcataatgatacaCTAGGTAATAATCTGATATGGTTGTTGAATGAATATGAACAACTTGAAAACTTTTGGACGACTATACAACTCATTGGGGAAGAGCATTGTAATCATTATGATTACAGAAAGTGTAGTCAACCTATCAAAATTTACAGAAATGGCGGCATATTGATGTTACACGATAGATGCTTTTTTTACTATTCCAAGGAGAAGAGAAATGTTATAGGAATTGATTTGATTGGGGAAATAGATGGTGATTGTTTATATTTCAGCTCTATTCTTTTCACTCCAAGTTTTCTTTCACCTAAAAGAAATTTGGGTATGGAGAATGCAAAATCACTTAGTAAAAAGAAACTGGGTATTAGAATGTAA